The following coding sequences lie in one Spirosoma sp. KUDC1026 genomic window:
- the upp gene encoding uracil phosphoribosyltransferase yields MFVFAQHSSVANQFIAELRDVTVQKDPLRFRRNLERIGELMAYEISKTLSYNNALVQTSLGKAEAQLLRQQPVLATIMRAGLPFHQGFLNYFDRAENAFAGAYRGYAPDGDGEEQFEIEMDYIVSSDLSGKTLILCDPMLATGRSLEKVYHAMLRYGIPAQTHIAAVIASADGVRYVQRQLPQCHLWLGAIDQHLNDHAYIVPGLGDAGDLAFGPKV; encoded by the coding sequence ATGTTTGTATTTGCTCAGCATTCTTCAGTTGCTAATCAGTTCATTGCCGAATTACGGGACGTAACGGTCCAGAAAGACCCGCTGCGCTTTCGCCGGAATCTGGAACGGATTGGCGAACTGATGGCCTACGAAATCTCCAAAACGTTGTCGTACAACAACGCATTGGTACAAACGTCGCTGGGCAAAGCCGAAGCACAGCTGCTGCGCCAACAACCTGTATTAGCAACAATCATGCGGGCGGGGCTGCCCTTTCATCAGGGATTTCTGAATTATTTCGACCGCGCCGAAAATGCCTTTGCGGGGGCTTACCGGGGTTACGCCCCGGATGGGGACGGGGAGGAGCAGTTTGAGATCGAAATGGATTACATCGTGTCGTCGGACCTGAGCGGTAAAACACTGATTCTGTGCGACCCGATGCTGGCTACCGGGCGCTCGCTCGAGAAAGTCTATCACGCCATGTTACGCTACGGCATTCCGGCCCAGACGCACATTGCCGCCGTGATTGCCAGCGCCGATGGCGTGCGTTACGTACAGCGTCAGCTTCCCCAGTGTCATTTATGGCTCGGCGCAATCGACCAGCACCTGAACGATCATGCGTATATCGTTCCCGGCCTGGGCGACGCGGGCGACCTGGCCTTCGGACCGAAAGTATAA